One region of Salvelinus sp. IW2-2015 linkage group LG6.1, ASM291031v2, whole genome shotgun sequence genomic DNA includes:
- the LOC111965301 gene encoding F-box/LRR-repeat protein 4, translated as MLTLLSMFYYICLRRRSRSGTRGEALTSRRAVESGQRATLPISVEVEQYAKEVLDFSSHYGSENSMSYTMWNLAGMPNVYPSSGDFTQTAVFRAYGTWWEQCASAPLPFRRTPKAFHSQDYIELAFEEPVYPTAVEVLETYHPGAIVQIMACSLNPFSQNPPTDVRWEVLWAEEPTKMLTPQARQFSPGIKQLSFPTNLIRVEVNSSLLKYYTELDAVVLRGQKERPILSLYKMPRIDICDLSDSDEELSDPGASSRQAGDGKHINLGNGYFDKLPYELIQLIVSHLTLPDLCRLTQTCKLLHQHCCDPLQYIQLSLQPYWARLSDTSLGHLQGRCTLLQRLNLSWTGNRGALTLTGFSSFMKACGGSLVCLELSCCHFLSEPCLEVISQTCPGLQELNLSSCDRLHPQAFTHISKLTQLRRLVLYRTKIEQTAMLSILTFCIELRHLNLGSCVMIDDYDVVASMLAVRCRSLRSLDLWRCRNLTERGLAELAAGCRLLEELDLGWCSTLQSSSGCFQHLARNLPCLRKLFLTANRTVCDSDIEELAANCPALQHLDILGTRMVSSSSLRKLLQACPKLLLLDVSFCSQVDARIVQELCGLFPNVAIKKSFTQ; from the exons ATGCTAACCCTTCTGAGCATGTTTTACTATATCTGTCTGCGGCGCCGGTCCAGGAGCGGAACTCGGGGTGAGGCGCTGACCAGCAGGCGGGCTGTGGAGTCAGGCCAGCGGGCCACCCTGCCCATCAGCGTGGAGGTGGAACAGTATGCCAAAG AGGTGCTGGACTTCAGCTCCCACTACGGCAGTGAGAACAGCATGTCGTACACCATGTGGAACCTGGCCGGCATGCCCAACGTCTACCCCAGCTCTGGGGACTTCACCCAGACGGCCGTGTTCAGGGCCTACGGGACGTGGTGGGAGCAGTGTGCCAGCGCGCCTCTGCCCTTCCGCCGCACGCCCAAGGCCTTCCATAGCCAGGACTACATCGAGCTGGCCTTTGAGGAGCCCGTCTACCCCACAGCTGTGGAGGTGCTGGAGACCTACCACCCGGGGGCCATTGTCCAGATCATGGCCTGCTCCCTCAACCCCTTCTCTCAGAACCCTCCCACAGACGTCAG GTGGGAGGTGTTGTGGGCTGAGGAGCCCACCAAGATGCTGACCCCCCAGGCCAGGCAGTTCTCCCCCGGCATCAAACAGCTGAGCTTCCCCACCAACTTGATCCGCGTGGAGGTCAACAGCTCCCTGCTAAAGTACTACACGGAGCTGGACGCCGTCGTCCTGCGCGGCCAGAAAGAGAGGCCCATCCTCTCCCTTTATAAGATGCCCAGGATCGACATCTGTGACCTGAGTGACAGTGATGAGGAGCTGTCTGACCCGGGAGCCTCCTCCAGACAGGCCGGGGATGGCAAGCACATTAACCTGGGGAATGGATACTTCGATAAACTGCCCTACGAG TTGATCCAGCTGATAGTCAGCCACCTGACCCTGCCCGACCTGTGTCGCCTGACCCAGACCTGTAAGCTACTCCACCAGCACTGCTGTGACCCCCTCCAGTACATCCAGCTGAGCTTGCAGCCATACTGGGCTCGCCTCAGTGACACCTCCCTGGGCCACCTGCAGGGCCGCTGCACCCTGCTCCAGAGACTCAACCTCTCCTGGACCGGCAACCGCGGAGCCCTCACCCTCACTGGCTTCAGCAG cTTCATGAAGGCATGTGGCGGGAGCCTGGTGTGTCTGGAGCTGTCGTGTTGTCACTTCCTGAGTGAACCGTGTCTGGAGGTCATCTCCCAGACGTGTCCCGGGCTGCAGGAGCTCAACCTGTCCTCGTGCGACCGCCTCCACCCCCAGGCCTTTACACACATCTCCAAGCTCACCCAACTGCGCCGGCTAGTGCTCTACCGCACAAAGATAgag CAAACAGCCATGTTGAGCATCCTAACGTTCTGCATTGAGCTGAGACACCTCAACCTGGGGAGCTGTGTGATG ATAGACGACTATGACGTGGTGGCCAGCATGCTGGCTGTCCGCTGCCGCTCACTGCGCTCCCTGGACTTGTGGCGCTGCAGAAACCTGACAGAGCGTGGCCTGGCCGAGCTGGCTGCAGGGTGCAGACTACTGGAGGAGCTGGACCTGGGCTGGTGCTCCACACTGCAGAGCAGCTCGGGCTGCTTCCAGCACCTGGCCCGCAACCTGCCGTGCCTGAGGAAGCTCTTCCTCACCGCCAACCGCACCGTGTGCGACTCGGACATTGAGGAACTGGCTGCCAACTGCCCCGCACTACAGCACCTCGACATACTGG GCACCCGAATGGTAAGCTCCTCTTCCCTGAGGAAGCTGCTGCAGGCGTGTCCTAAGCTCCTCCTCCTGGACGTGTCCTTCTGCTCGCAGGTGGACGCCCGCATCGTCCAAGAGCTCTGCGGACTCTTCCCCAACGTGGCCATCAAGAAGAGCTTTACCCAGTGA
- the LOC111965303 gene encoding POU domain, class 3, transcription factor 2, producing MATTASNHYNILTSSASIVHSEPGSMQQASAYRDAQTLLQSDYSLQSNSHPLSHAHQWITALSHGEGAPWSTSPLGDQDIKPAVQGTRDEMHRSKNLQHQHQPRPXHLVHQSHGNHHDARAWRTTAAHIPSMATSNGQSLIYSQPGFGVNGLIPGSGQGMHHHNLRDAHEDHHSPHLSDHGHQASQHQQQSHHDHSDEDTPTSDDLEQFAKQFKQRRIKLGFTQADVGLALGTLYGNVFSQTTICRFEALQLSFKNMCKLKPLLNKWLEEADSTSGSPTSLDKIAAQGRKRKKRTSIEVSVKGALETHFLKCPKPAAAEITSLADGLQLEKEVVRVWFCNRRQKEKRMTPPGGPLPGTEDVYGDTPPHHGVQTPVQ from the coding sequence ATGGCGACCACAGCGTCTAATCATTACAATATCCTTACCTCCAGCGCATCCATTGTGCACTCGGAGCCCGGGAGCATGCAGCAAGCATCGGCGTACAGGGACGCGCAGACCCTGTTGCAGAGTGACTACTCATTGCAGAGCAACAGTCACCCGCTCAGCCACGCGCACCAGTGGATAACGGCACTGTCGCACGGAGAGGGAGCTCCGTGGTCAACCAGTCCTCTCGGCGACCAGGACATCAAACCCGCGGTGCAGGGCACCAGAGACGAGATGCACAGRTCCAARAACCTGCAGCACCAGCACCAGCCGCGACCGSCCCACCTGGTGCACCAGTCYCATGGGAACCACCACGACGCCCGAGCGTGGAGAACTACCGCAGCCCACATACCCAGCATGGCAACATCCAATGGCCAGAGCCTTATTTATTCACAGCCCGGATTCGGCGTCAACGGCCTGATTCCAGGCAGCGGACAGGGGATGCATCACCACAACCTAAGAGACGCACACGAAGACCACCACAGCCCGCATCTCAGCGACCACGGCCACCAGGCGTCCCAGCACCAGCAACAGAGTCACCACGACCATTCGGACGAGGATACACCGACCTCGGACGACTTGGAGCAGTTCGCCAAGCAGTTTAAGCAGCGGAGGATCAAGCTGGGCTTCACTCAGGCTGACGTCGGACTCGCCTTGGGAACGCTGTATGGAAATGTGTTTTCCCAAACCACTATTTGCAGGTTCGAGGCCCTGCAGCTCAGCTTCAAAAACATGTGTAAGCTCAAGCCTTTGTTGAACAAGTGGTTGGAAGAAGCGGATTCCACCTCGGGCAGCCCAACCAGCTTGGACAAAATCGCTGCACAAGGGAGGAAAAGGAAAAAACGGACCTCTATCGAGGTAAGCGTAAAAGGGGCTTTGGAGACCCATTTCTTGAAGTGTCCTAAACCCGCAGCGGCGGAAATTACTTCCCTGGCGGACGGTCTACAGCTGGAGAAAGAGGTGGTGAGGGTTTGGTTTTGTaacaggagacagaaagagaaacggATGACTCCTCCCGGTGGACCGCTTCCTGGAACGGAGGATGTGTATGGGGACACACCGCCACATCATGGAGTCCAAACACCGGTTCAATGA